A single window of Archangium gephyra DNA harbors:
- a CDS encoding tetratricopeptide repeat protein, which produces MKDERRANALYEKACEGGAPKGCFNLGMNYVKGKGVARDEGRAAALYEKACEGGMAQGCAALAGLYEKGLGVSQDKARAAELKARAAELPQ; this is translated from the coding sequence GTGAAGGACGAGAGGCGGGCCAACGCGCTGTACGAGAAGGCGTGCGAGGGTGGGGCACCCAAGGGCTGTTTCAACCTCGGCATGAACTACGTCAAGGGCAAGGGAGTCGCGCGGGACGAGGGGAGGGCCGCGGCGCTGTACGAGAAGGCCTGTGAGGGCGGAATGGCCCAGGGCTGCGCCGCCCTCGCCGGCTTGTACGAAAAGGGGCTCGGGGTGTCCCAGGACAAGGCCCGGGCCGCCGAGCTGAAGGCCCGGGCCGCCGAGCTGCCCCAGTAG
- a CDS encoding tetratricopeptide repeat protein codes for MSEVRGSMARRSVGLCVLLGVLGACATGRQAAPSSQDTPELSPVERLMVACEGGAAEPCVELARRYAAGVGVMRDEGRASALYEKGCEGGAALGCYSLGMRYYEGVEVARDEGRAAALLEKACEGGIAQGCFNVGVLHAQGSGVARDEGRAAALYEKACEGGIAQGCHNLGIVYEQGRGVARDEGRAAALYAKTCEGGIAQGCHNLGVFYSQGRGVARDEGRAAVLFATACKGGDLPGCFNLGVAFEEGRGVARDEGRANALYEKACEGGMAQGCYNLGVSSAQGLGAARDEGREAALFKKACEGGMAEGCYNLGVYYEKGRGVARDEARANALYEKACEGGAPEGCFNLGMNYEHGRGVARDEGRAAALFEKACGGAWPGVVSTAACPTRRAVES; via the coding sequence ATGTCCGAAGTGCGTGGAAGCATGGCGCGGCGAAGCGTGGGGCTGTGTGTTCTGCTCGGGGTGCTGGGGGCCTGTGCCACGGGGCGGCAGGCGGCCCCGTCCTCCCAGGACACGCCGGAGCTGTCGCCGGTGGAGCGCCTCATGGTGGCGTGTGAGGGCGGCGCGGCGGAGCCGTGCGTGGAGCTCGCCCGTCGCTACGCCGCCGGCGTGGGAGTCATGCGGGACGAGGGCCGGGCCAGCGCGCTGTACGAGAAGGGGTGCGAGGGCGGAGCGGCCCTGGGGTGCTACAGCCTCGGTATGAGGTACTACGAGGGCGTGGAAGTCGCGCGGGACGAGGGACGGGCCGCGGCGCTGCTCGAGAAGGCCTGTGAGGGCGGCATCGCCCAGGGTTGCTTCAACGTCGGCGTGCTCCATGCGCAAGGCAGTGGAGTCGCGCGGGACGAGGGCCGGGCCGCGGCGCTGTACGAGAAGGCGTGCGAGGGCGGCATCGCCCAGGGTTGTCACAACCTCGGCATCGTCTACGAGCAGGGCCGTGGAGTCGCGCGGGACGAGGGACGGGCCGCGGCGCTGTACGCGAAGACGTGCGAGGGCGGCATCGCCCAGGGTTGTCACAACCTCGGCGTGTTCTACTCGCAGGGCCGTGGAGTCGCGCGGGACGAGGGACGGGCCGCGGTGCTGTTCGCGACGGCGTGCAAGGGCGGAGATCTCCCGGGCTGTTTCAACCTCGGAGTGGCGTTCGAGGAGGGCCGGGGAGTCGCGCGGGACGAGGGGCGGGCCAACGCGCTGTACGAGAAGGCGTGCGAGGGCGGAATGGCCCAGGGTTGTTACAACCTCGGCGTGTCCTCCGCGCAGGGTCTTGGAGCCGCGCGGGACGAGGGGCGGGAAGCGGCGCTGTTCAAGAAGGCGTGCGAGGGCGGAATGGCCGAGGGTTGTTACAACCTCGGCGTGTACTACGAGAAGGGCCGAGGAGTCGCGCGGGACGAGGCGCGGGCCAACGCGCTGTACGAGAAGGCGTGCGAGGGCGGCGCGCCCGAGGGTTGTTTCAACCTCGGCATGAACTACGAGCACGGCCGGGGAGTCGCGCGGGACGAGGGGCGGGCCGCGGCGCTGTTCGAGAAGGCGTGCGGGGGGGCCTGGCCCGGGGTTGTGTCAACGGCGGCGTGTCCTACTCGCAGGGCCGTGGAGTCGTGA
- a CDS encoding ABC transporter permease/M1 family aminopeptidase, with translation MMLREIFRYELGLQARRVTPWLSFVLLLGFVYQVANEAQIEQARDGGYLFNSPFALGVVSVLGSLMGLLVPAPLAGDAAARDVQLRMHPLLYTTPVGRTAYLGGRFLAAFTLTALVVLAVPLGLLLAAYAPGPEPELLGPLRPAAYAGVYLCITLPNAFVACALMFSFAVLSRRAMTAYLCAVLLFATTLVGRLYVAGALRHWGAGKLVDPLGFTVLNELSQSWTPGEKNTGLLELAEALAANRLLWLALAAAALAFTHLRFRFAHPGVDAGRGRRAAAVPPPARIGPITVPPVRPAPGAVARTRQVWAVAAQSLRALIAGPGGVALVLMPLFLLLVAPEIMQHMGVPKAPSTRLLTGFISANGDLLGMVMPLLVIFCAGGLVWREREAGVSELADAAPTPDWVPFLGKLAGLALMIVLLQAALTATSLLIQVGLGHAAFEPRVYLSILFGLKLADHLLFALLGLGVHVLVDQKYAGHAVLLLVYGLRFFGPSLGLEDPLWVYGSDPGWEYNDLNGFGPHLTAWAWFKAYWAAWALLLAVAARLLWVRGRVSGPRERLQLARHRLTRPVALTGALAGAAVLGVGGFIVYNTHVLHPFRTRAQVEEARAEYERLYGQYARLPQPRITSVKLHVELHPRHRRAELRGTYTLVNRSREAMATLHIGLAEGVETGPLRFDRAATPSHVDAELGHSVYTLQPPLQPGEALQLGFEVRFAPRGFTHGQADASVVRNGTYVQPRRWLPAIGYQESRELNEAGVRRAHGLAPRPPIPTLEDSEGLREQGAGRIAFDAVVGTDAGQVAVAPGALRREWTEGGRRYFHYVTDVPISHDYALYSAAYAVREARWRDVALQVFHHPGHPGNVERILHGMQASLDFLTEQFGPYPHRQLRFVEHAGEGIGLHSAPVNVSYREGFSQLQSEADPREVDFPFAVVAHEVGHKWWGNQLKPAPVVGAPLLNESLSWYSALGVVERTYGRAHLERLLAVMRIEYLTPRSRAGVPLLQTVEWFQAYRKGPFAMFALREYVGEARVNGALRTMMEKYGAGQPPLPTSLDLYRELQAVTPPEQQGLLHDLFAANTYWELKTKRATVEPAEGGAWRVSLDVVARKVVVDEVGHLTEVPMDEPVELGVYAAAEGEGQGEPLHLRMTRVRSGEQRLTVTVPKRPARAGIDPRHLLIDVDPEDNTVDTKTEDTVLIGRH, from the coding sequence ATGATGCTGCGCGAAATCTTCCGCTACGAGCTCGGCCTGCAGGCGCGCCGCGTCACGCCCTGGCTCTCCTTCGTGCTGCTGCTCGGGTTCGTCTACCAGGTGGCCAACGAGGCCCAGATCGAGCAAGCGCGTGATGGCGGCTACCTCTTCAACTCGCCCTTCGCGCTGGGCGTCGTCTCCGTGCTGGGCAGCCTGATGGGCCTGCTGGTCCCAGCCCCCCTCGCCGGCGACGCGGCCGCGCGCGACGTGCAGCTGCGCATGCATCCGCTCCTCTACACCACGCCGGTGGGCAGGACGGCCTACCTCGGCGGGCGCTTCCTCGCGGCGTTCACCCTCACGGCGCTCGTGGTGCTCGCGGTGCCCCTGGGCCTGCTGCTCGCCGCCTACGCGCCGGGCCCCGAGCCCGAGCTGCTCGGGCCCTTGCGGCCCGCGGCGTACGCTGGCGTCTACCTCTGCATCACCCTGCCCAACGCCTTCGTCGCCTGCGCGCTGATGTTCAGCTTCGCGGTGCTGAGCCGTCGCGCGATGACGGCCTACCTCTGCGCGGTGCTGCTCTTCGCCACCACCCTCGTGGGGCGCCTCTACGTGGCAGGCGCGCTGAGGCACTGGGGGGCCGGCAAGCTCGTGGACCCCCTCGGCTTCACCGTGCTCAACGAACTGTCGCAGTCCTGGACGCCCGGGGAGAAGAACACGGGGCTGCTCGAGCTCGCCGAGGCGCTGGCCGCCAACCGCCTGCTGTGGCTCGCCCTCGCGGCAGCGGCGCTCGCCTTCACCCACCTGCGCTTCCGCTTCGCCCACCCGGGCGTCGATGCGGGCCGTGGCCGTCGCGCGGCCGCCGTCCCGCCGCCGGCCCGCATCGGTCCCATCACCGTGCCCCCGGTGCGGCCCGCTCCGGGTGCCGTGGCCCGGACGCGCCAGGTGTGGGCGGTCGCGGCGCAGTCGCTGCGCGCCCTGATTGCCGGCCCGGGCGGCGTCGCGCTCGTGCTCATGCCGCTGTTCCTGCTGCTCGTCGCCCCCGAGATCATGCAGCACATGGGGGTGCCGAAGGCGCCCTCCACCCGGCTCCTCACCGGGTTCATCAGCGCCAACGGGGACCTGCTGGGCATGGTGATGCCGCTGCTCGTCATCTTCTGCGCCGGAGGCCTGGTGTGGCGCGAGCGGGAGGCGGGGGTGAGCGAGCTGGCGGACGCCGCGCCCACGCCAGACTGGGTCCCCTTCCTCGGCAAGCTCGCGGGGCTCGCGCTGATGATCGTGCTGCTGCAGGCGGCGCTGACGGCGACGTCCCTGCTCATCCAGGTGGGGCTGGGTCATGCCGCCTTCGAGCCGCGGGTGTACCTGTCCATCCTCTTCGGCCTGAAGCTCGCCGACCACCTGCTCTTCGCGCTGCTCGGCCTGGGCGTGCACGTGCTGGTGGACCAGAAGTACGCCGGCCACGCGGTGCTGCTGCTCGTCTACGGCCTGCGCTTCTTCGGGCCCTCGCTCGGGCTCGAGGATCCGCTGTGGGTGTACGGGTCCGACCCGGGCTGGGAGTACAACGACCTGAACGGCTTCGGCCCGCACCTGACGGCCTGGGCCTGGTTCAAGGCGTACTGGGCCGCGTGGGCGCTGCTGCTCGCGGTGGCCGCGCGGCTCTTGTGGGTGCGGGGCCGGGTGTCGGGCCCACGCGAGCGGCTCCAGCTCGCGCGCCACCGGCTCACGCGGCCCGTGGCCCTCACCGGGGCACTGGCCGGCGCTGCCGTCCTCGGGGTGGGCGGCTTCATCGTGTACAACACGCACGTCCTCCACCCGTTCCGCACCCGCGCCCAGGTCGAAGAGGCGCGCGCGGAGTACGAGCGGCTCTACGGCCAGTACGCACGCCTGCCGCAGCCGCGGATCACCTCCGTGAAGCTGCACGTGGAGCTGCACCCGCGGCACCGCAGGGCGGAGCTGCGCGGCACCTATACGCTCGTCAACCGGAGCCGTGAGGCCATGGCCACCCTGCACATCGGCCTCGCCGAGGGCGTGGAGACGGGCCCCTTGCGCTTCGACCGGGCCGCCACTCCCTCACACGTGGACGCGGAGCTCGGCCACTCGGTCTACACGCTGCAGCCGCCGCTGCAGCCGGGGGAGGCCCTACAGCTGGGCTTCGAGGTGCGCTTCGCGCCCCGGGGCTTCACCCACGGCCAGGCCGACGCGTCCGTCGTGCGCAATGGCACCTACGTCCAGCCGCGCCGCTGGTTGCCCGCCATCGGGTACCAGGAGAGCCGCGAGCTCAACGAGGCAGGCGTGCGCCGCGCCCACGGCCTCGCGCCGCGGCCCCCCATCCCCACGCTGGAGGACAGCGAAGGCCTGCGGGAGCAGGGGGCCGGGCGCATCGCCTTCGACGCGGTGGTGGGCACCGACGCGGGCCAGGTGGCCGTGGCCCCCGGGGCCCTGCGCCGCGAGTGGACGGAGGGCGGCCGCCGCTACTTCCACTACGTGACCGACGTGCCTATCTCCCACGACTACGCGCTCTACTCGGCCGCGTACGCGGTGCGCGAGGCGCGCTGGAGGGATGTGGCGCTGCAGGTGTTCCACCACCCGGGCCACCCCGGCAACGTGGAGCGCATCCTGCACGGCATGCAGGCCTCGCTCGACTTCCTCACCGAGCAGTTCGGCCCCTACCCGCACCGCCAGCTGCGCTTCGTGGAGCACGCAGGCGAAGGCATCGGGCTGCACTCCGCGCCGGTGAACGTCTCGTACAGGGAGGGCTTCTCGCAGCTGCAGTCCGAGGCCGACCCGCGCGAGGTGGACTTCCCCTTCGCGGTCGTGGCACACGAGGTGGGGCACAAGTGGTGGGGCAACCAGCTGAAGCCCGCGCCCGTGGTGGGTGCGCCGTTGCTCAACGAGAGCCTGTCCTGGTACTCGGCCCTGGGGGTGGTGGAGCGCACCTACGGCCGCGCGCACCTGGAGCGGCTGCTGGCCGTGATGCGGATCGAGTACCTCACGCCCCGCTCGCGCGCCGGCGTGCCGCTGTTGCAGACCGTGGAGTGGTTCCAGGCGTACCGCAAGGGCCCCTTCGCCATGTTCGCGCTGCGCGAGTACGTGGGGGAGGCCCGGGTGAACGGGGCGCTGCGCACGATGATGGAGAAGTACGGCGCCGGGCAGCCGCCCCTGCCCACCTCGCTCGACCTGTATCGCGAGCTGCAGGCCGTCACCCCGCCGGAGCAGCAGGGCCTGCTGCACGACCTCTTCGCCGCCAACACCTACTGGGAGCTGAAGACGAAGCGGGCCACGGTGGAGCCCGCGGAGGGGGGCGCCTGGCGGGTGAGCCTCGACGTGGTGGCGCGCAAGGTGGTGGTGGACGAGGTGGGCCACCTCACCGAGGTGCCGATGGACGAGCCCGTCGAGCTCGGCGTCTACGCGGCCGCGGAGGGGGAAGGGCAGGGTGAGCCCCTGCACCTGCGCATGACCCGGGTGCGCTCGGGAGAGCAGCGCCTCACCGTGACGGTGCCCAAGCGGCCCGCGCGCGCCGGCATCGATCCGCGCCATCTCCTCATCGACGTGGACCCCGAGGACAACACCGTGGACACGAAGACCGAAGACACGGTCTTGATTGGCCGACACTGA
- a CDS encoding cytochrome P450 family protein, whose protein sequence is MTPEINLKTRELRANPYPTYARLRKESPVVLYKHPIFGKTYYLTRYNDIVSSFTDPRLANDRRNVLEGKKDPMDRWWVPKLFRILQNNMLAKDVPDHRRLRDLVHKGFTPRRVEEMKQAVERIVSELLDAAEKKPAVDLLADFALPLPLTVISEMMGVPEEDRLTFHRQMGGLLDNLTTPAGFLLQTPNAFNMMRFFRKLIRLRQTEPRDDLLTALVQAEEQGDRLNEDELISMIFLLLLAGHETTVNLIGNGTLALLQHPEQLQKLREHPELIGSAVEELLRYGNPVDQPSPRYAREEIQLEGHVIPKGATVMCLLASANRDESVFENADTLDITRKPNRHVAFGMGVHYCLGAPLARLEGTIALQHLVRRFPDMKLAVPAEQLRWRGSIGLRGLKALPLLLSPSGAPAAMREAA, encoded by the coding sequence ATGACCCCTGAAATCAACCTCAAGACCCGGGAGCTCCGGGCCAATCCGTACCCCACCTATGCCCGCTTGCGGAAGGAGTCACCGGTCGTTCTCTACAAACACCCCATCTTCGGGAAGACCTACTACCTCACGCGCTACAACGACATCGTGAGCTCCTTCACGGATCCACGGCTCGCCAACGACCGCCGCAACGTGTTGGAGGGCAAGAAGGATCCCATGGACCGCTGGTGGGTGCCCAAGCTGTTCCGGATCCTCCAGAACAACATGCTCGCCAAGGACGTGCCGGATCACCGCCGCCTGCGGGACCTGGTGCACAAGGGCTTCACCCCCCGGCGGGTCGAGGAGATGAAGCAGGCGGTGGAGAGAATCGTCAGTGAGCTGCTCGACGCGGCCGAGAAGAAGCCGGCCGTCGACCTGCTCGCCGACTTCGCGCTCCCCCTGCCGCTGACGGTCATCTCGGAGATGATGGGCGTTCCCGAGGAGGATCGGCTGACGTTCCACCGGCAGATGGGCGGCCTGCTGGACAACCTCACCACCCCCGCGGGGTTCCTGCTCCAGACGCCCAACGCCTTCAACATGATGCGCTTCTTCCGCAAGCTCATCCGCCTGCGCCAGACCGAGCCCCGGGATGACCTGCTCACGGCGCTCGTGCAGGCGGAGGAGCAGGGAGACCGTCTCAACGAGGACGAGCTCATCTCCATGATCTTCCTGCTGCTACTCGCGGGGCACGAGACCACGGTCAATCTGATTGGCAATGGGACGCTGGCGCTGCTGCAACACCCGGAGCAGCTCCAGAAGCTGCGCGAGCATCCCGAGCTGATCGGCTCCGCGGTCGAGGAGCTGCTGCGCTACGGCAACCCCGTGGACCAGCCCTCGCCCCGCTACGCGCGGGAGGAGATCCAGCTGGAGGGGCACGTGATTCCGAAGGGCGCCACGGTGATGTGCCTGCTGGCCTCGGCGAACCGGGATGAATCGGTGTTCGAGAACGCGGACACGCTCGACATCACCCGCAAGCCCAACCGCCACGTGGCCTTTGGCATGGGCGTGCACTACTGCCTGGGGGCGCCCCTGGCGCGGCTGGAGGGAACCATCGCGCTCCAGCACCTGGTGCGGCGCTTCCCGGACATGAAGCTCGCCGTGCCCGCGGAGCAGCTGCGCTGGCGCGGCTCCATCGGGCTGCGGGGACTCAAGGCCCTGCCGCTGCTCCTGTCGCCGTCCGGAGCCCCGGCCGCCATGCGCGAGGCCGCCTAG
- a CDS encoding ABC transporter ATP-binding protein, producing MDLQIRNLSKTYANGVHALKDVSLTIPAGMYGLLGPNGAGKSTLMRTLATLQEPDRGSVHLGDVDVLKDKERARESLGYLPQEFGVYPRESAERLLEHFAVLKGLTDRRVRRETVDALLHQVNLHDVRKQKLGGFSGGMRQRFGVAVALLGDPRLIIVDEPTAGLDPAERVRFLNLLSGLGERSVVLLSTHIVEDVAELCSRMAIIDRGTILLEDEPLRAVEALRGRIWRKVVPRGELEALERTHAVLSTRLLAGRTVVRVYAEALPGAGFEPAEPGLEDVYFCVMGGHGVSRAVQPRLEVAS from the coding sequence ATGGATCTGCAGATTCGCAACCTTTCCAAGACGTACGCCAACGGCGTGCATGCGCTGAAGGACGTGTCGCTGACGATTCCCGCCGGGATGTACGGGCTCCTGGGCCCCAACGGCGCGGGCAAGTCCACGCTGATGCGCACGCTGGCCACGCTGCAGGAGCCCGACCGTGGCAGCGTCCACCTCGGGGACGTGGACGTGCTGAAGGACAAGGAGCGGGCGCGCGAGTCGCTCGGCTACCTGCCGCAGGAGTTCGGCGTGTACCCGCGGGAGAGCGCGGAGCGGCTGCTCGAGCACTTCGCGGTGCTCAAGGGCCTCACCGACCGGCGGGTGCGGCGCGAGACGGTGGACGCGCTGCTGCACCAGGTGAACCTGCACGACGTGCGCAAGCAGAAGCTGGGCGGCTTCTCGGGGGGCATGCGGCAGCGCTTCGGCGTCGCCGTCGCGCTGCTGGGCGACCCGCGGCTCATCATCGTCGACGAGCCGACCGCCGGCCTCGACCCCGCCGAGCGGGTGCGCTTCTTGAACCTGCTGAGCGGCCTGGGCGAGCGCAGCGTCGTCCTCCTCTCCACGCACATCGTGGAGGACGTGGCGGAGCTGTGCAGCCGCATGGCCATCATCGACCGCGGCACCATCCTCCTGGAGGATGAGCCGCTGCGCGCGGTGGAGGCGCTGCGCGGGCGCATCTGGCGCAAGGTCGTGCCCCGCGGCGAGCTCGAGGCGCTCGAGCGCACCCACGCGGTCCTCTCCACCCGGCTGCTGGCCGGGCGCACCGTGGTGCGCGTGTACGCCGAGGCCCTGCCGGGCGCGGGGTTCGAGCCGGCGGAGCCCGGCCTCGAGGACGTCTACTTTTGCGTGATGGGGGGCCACGGAGTCTCCCGCGCCGTGCAGCCCCGGCTCGAGGTGGCGTCATGA
- a CDS encoding HYR domain-containing protein, which yields MKAFVMLGVLAVAVSPPDCAGDPPPPLYIDCPASQTLECENGGAVASFSPSVTGGVPGYSVSCQPPSGSVFPLGCNTGTCSASDSIGQDASCAHQVCVVDTLAPIITVKPEPVSLWAPNHEMLDFKLSHCVESVVDRCHGPLDVDAVGVISRAESDEVEDDSLVDDAVGDGHTCRDIELGGGSAARLRSERQGRGNGRVYTVHFTVTDPSGNRASAACQVQVVHDQSAPSDPAVRDACQYCEGTGCGTCPSASPACPVP from the coding sequence ATGAAAGCATTCGTGATGTTGGGAGTCCTGGCCGTCGCCGTCAGCCCACCGGACTGCGCGGGAGATCCCCCACCGCCGCTTTACATCGACTGCCCGGCTTCGCAGACGCTGGAGTGCGAGAACGGAGGCGCGGTGGCGAGCTTCTCTCCCTCGGTCACGGGCGGAGTGCCAGGCTACAGCGTGTCGTGCCAGCCGCCCTCGGGCAGCGTCTTCCCGCTGGGGTGCAATACGGGCACGTGCTCGGCGAGCGACTCCATTGGCCAGGACGCGAGCTGCGCGCATCAGGTGTGCGTGGTGGACACCCTCGCCCCCATCATCACCGTCAAGCCGGAGCCGGTGAGCCTGTGGGCTCCCAACCATGAGATGCTGGACTTCAAGCTCAGCCATTGCGTGGAGAGCGTGGTGGACAGGTGTCACGGTCCCCTGGACGTGGACGCGGTGGGGGTCATCTCCAGGGCCGAGTCGGACGAAGTGGAGGATGACTCGCTGGTGGATGACGCCGTGGGCGATGGCCACACGTGCCGGGACATCGAGCTGGGGGGCGGGTCGGCGGCGCGGCTGCGCTCGGAGCGGCAGGGGCGCGGCAACGGGCGTGTGTACACGGTGCACTTCACGGTCACGGATCCGAGTGGGAACCGGGCCTCGGCGGCCTGCCAGGTGCAGGTGGTGCACGACCAGTCGGCACCCAGCGATCCGGCCGTGCGGGACGCGTGTCAGTACTGCGAGGGCACCGGCTGCGGCACCTGCCCCAGCGCCAGCCCCGCGTGCCCGGTGCCGTAG
- a CDS encoding DUF3575 domain-containing protein, producing the protein MASPALGAQPQGAKAQPRPLSTVLSVDAVSLVRSTLQLEGERVLTDKLSVQLGVSLSLSASRVGREVPIAGAGGFVTRRVEQGNTTGTVSLSPGARYFLWGSAPEGLWAGLQLGAGVGRSLFDSRSDGVAEPSRITSLLTLGGDALVGYSLLLTRGFMLQAAVGLGAAYTTYEESSTLSIGPDNQPTQGPPSRTHRWDFGPTTRLALGWAF; encoded by the coding sequence GTGGCGAGCCCTGCCCTGGGAGCACAGCCCCAGGGAGCCAAGGCCCAGCCTCGCCCGCTGAGCACCGTGCTGTCGGTGGATGCCGTGAGCCTGGTGCGCAGCACCTTGCAGCTCGAGGGAGAGCGGGTCCTGACGGACAAGCTCAGCGTCCAGCTGGGAGTCAGCCTCTCGCTGTCCGCCAGCCGGGTGGGCCGGGAGGTGCCCATCGCCGGTGCCGGAGGCTTCGTCACCCGGCGCGTCGAGCAGGGCAACACCACGGGCACCGTGTCCCTGTCGCCGGGCGCCCGCTACTTCCTGTGGGGCAGCGCTCCCGAGGGGCTGTGGGCTGGCCTGCAGCTCGGGGCGGGCGTGGGCCGCAGCTTGTTCGACAGCCGGTCGGATGGCGTGGCGGAGCCGTCCCGCATCACGAGCCTGCTCACCCTGGGCGGTGACGCCCTGGTGGGCTACTCGCTGCTGCTCACCCGGGGCTTCATGCTCCAGGCCGCCGTGGGGCTGGGGGCCGCGTATACGACCTACGAGGAGTCGTCGACCCTCTCGATAGGGCCGGACAACCAGCCCACCCAGGGTCCTCCCTCACGCACGCACCGCTGGGACTTCGGCCCCACCACCCGGCTCGCGCTCGGCTGGGCCTTCTGA
- a CDS encoding cytochrome P450, whose amino-acid sequence MSLLDHFDFFHPEVHNNPYPYFAELREKAPLFWTKSLQAHVLSRYEDVAYVLKNPALFSSVDIRVNGMRPQDRNELGELSSVTNLVNSDPPIHTRLRGLVSRAFLPKRISEMEPRVRELSRGLVAEMTAQGEFDFMDGLASPLPVTIIAEMLGIEISRRRDFKRWSDSLMSATAESLRTGKMSEEATRSAGEMFAYMKEIAEKRRLEPKGDLISLLVQSSEGVEALSPAEVNSFAVLLLIAGNETTTNLLGNSLLALIRHPEQYEWLRNNPSREACAAVAEETLRYDSPVVGLMRRATQDVELGGGKVPAESTVMVLVASANHDPRKFPNPERFDPQRDTNGTLSFGHGIHFCLGAPLTRLEAPVALQELMERAPRLGFASRQPERIDYGSSFFLRGPRSLWLRKS is encoded by the coding sequence ATGAGCCTGCTGGACCACTTCGACTTCTTCCACCCCGAGGTCCACAACAACCCCTACCCCTACTTCGCCGAGCTGCGCGAGAAGGCGCCCCTCTTCTGGACGAAGAGCCTGCAGGCCCATGTCCTCAGCCGCTACGAGGACGTGGCGTACGTCCTGAAGAACCCCGCCCTGTTCTCCTCGGTGGACATCCGCGTCAACGGCATGCGGCCCCAGGATCGCAACGAGCTCGGTGAGCTCAGCTCGGTGACCAACCTCGTCAACTCGGATCCCCCCATCCACACGCGGCTGCGCGGCCTGGTGAGCCGCGCCTTCCTGCCCAAGCGCATCTCCGAGATGGAGCCCCGCGTGCGCGAGCTGTCGCGCGGGCTCGTCGCGGAGATGACCGCCCAGGGCGAGTTCGACTTCATGGACGGGCTGGCCTCGCCCCTGCCCGTCACCATCATCGCGGAGATGCTCGGCATCGAGATCTCCCGGCGCCGCGACTTCAAGCGCTGGAGCGACTCGCTCATGTCCGCCACCGCCGAGTCCCTGCGCACCGGGAAGATGTCGGAGGAGGCCACCCGCAGTGCCGGCGAGATGTTCGCCTACATGAAGGAGATCGCCGAGAAGCGCCGCCTCGAGCCCAAGGGCGACCTCATCTCCCTGCTCGTCCAGAGCAGCGAGGGCGTGGAGGCCCTGAGCCCCGCGGAGGTGAACTCCTTCGCCGTGCTGCTGCTCATCGCCGGCAACGAGACGACGACCAACCTGCTCGGCAATAGCCTGCTCGCGCTCATCCGCCACCCGGAGCAGTACGAGTGGCTGCGCAACAACCCCTCGCGCGAGGCCTGCGCCGCCGTGGCCGAGGAGACGCTGCGCTACGACTCGCCGGTGGTGGGGCTGATGCGCCGGGCCACGCAGGACGTGGAGCTGGGCGGCGGGAAGGTGCCCGCGGAGTCCACGGTGATGGTGCTGGTGGCGTCCGCCAACCATGACCCGCGCAAGTTCCCCAACCCCGAGCGTTTCGATCCACAGCGAGACACCAACGGCACGCTCTCCTTCGGCCACGGCATCCACTTCTGCCTGGGCGCCCCGCTGACGCGGCTGGAGGCCCCGGTGGCGCTCCAGGAGCTGATGGAGCGCGCCCCGCGGCTGGGCTTCGCCTCCCGCCAGCCCGAGCGCATCGACTACGGCAGCTCGTTCTTCCTGCGCGGGCCCCGCTCGCTCTGGCTGCGCAAGAGCTGA
- a CDS encoding GNAT family N-acetyltransferase: MEIRTIEASDQAAVLDTLTLAFATDPVTRYWWPGASDYLRWWPQVVFAQGERGFEHRGVSATERFEGVAMWLPPGVHADPARMAALDMPGTEEDEAIAGELRVEMQRHHPAQPHWYLLALGVDPRFQGRGVGSALLRHTLARIDAEGAPAYLEASNPTLIPFYERHGFKVAAVIEVRDVPPLTPMFRPGRA, from the coding sequence GTGGAGATCCGCACGATCGAGGCCTCGGACCAGGCCGCCGTCCTGGACACGCTGACGCTGGCGTTCGCGACCGATCCTGTCACCCGCTACTGGTGGCCAGGCGCGAGCGACTATCTTCGCTGGTGGCCGCAGGTGGTGTTCGCCCAGGGCGAGCGCGGCTTCGAGCACCGCGGCGTGTCCGCCACGGAACGCTTCGAGGGCGTGGCGATGTGGCTGCCGCCCGGCGTCCATGCGGATCCGGCGCGGATGGCGGCGCTCGACATGCCGGGCACGGAAGAGGACGAGGCCATCGCGGGCGAGCTTCGGGTCGAGATGCAGCGCCACCATCCCGCGCAGCCGCACTGGTACCTGTTGGCTCTGGGTGTCGACCCCCGCTTTCAGGGACGCGGCGTCGGCTCGGCGCTCCTGCGGCATACGCTGGCGCGCATCGACGCGGAGGGTGCTCCCGCCTATCTCGAGGCGTCCAATCCGACGCTGATCCCCTTCTACGAGCGCCACGGGTTCAAGGTGGCCGCCGTCATCGAGGTGCGGGACGTTCCGCCCCTGACGCCCATGTTCCGCCCTGGACGCGCCTGA